TTGATGAAGAACTTCTAATGGATGGAGAAAAAAACTATATCGACCCAGAAAAATGGAAACCATTAATCATGAATTTCTGTGAATTCTTCAGCCTTGGCCCTAAGTTACATCCCTCGAGGCTAGCTGAACCTTTTTTAGCAAAAAGTCGTGAAGGCTAAATATAATATGGAGGCTTGTGTCAACAATTATTGATGGAAACTGCATATGGGGGAATTTTAAATCTCTTATAAATAAAGGAACAAAGAATCTGCTAAGGCCGTCAAAACCTTTACTTTAACAAGAGTTTGAATAATCGTAACATTCACTTAAATAAACAAGATTGACTTATGCTCCAACTTGTATATCAAGTAGCTTTATAATCAAGCATTTAGTCAATCTTGTCTTTAATTCGGTTTTTTATTGCTTTTTCGATATTCTGTAGGCGTTTTTCCTGTTATCTTTTTAAACAATGTTGTAAAATGTGTTGGGCTTGAAATACCAACCTCCATACTGACTTCGATTATTGATAGTTCAGTGATTGTAAGCAACTCCATTGCTTTTGAAATACGTACATTTTGAATATAGGTCATCGGTGAAACTCCCTTTATACGTTTGAAAGTTCGTTGTAAATGATAAGGGCTTCCATGATGAATATCAGCCAATAGATCCAAAGTAAGTGATTCTACGTAATGCTTATCAATATATTCTGTTATCCTTACCACCCAATCCTCATCTGGCATTCGTAAAGCGTTTGGTTTACAACGTTTGCAAGGACGAAACGCCTCAGATAATGCCATTTCCGCACTTGAAAATATACGAACATTTTGACGTTTCGGCTCTTTTGATTTACATGATGGACGGCAAAAAATACCCGTTGTTTTCACTCCATAATAAAAGTTATGATCGTAGGAGGCATCGTTGCAAACGATAGCTTGCCACCTTTCTTCTGTCAAACTACAATCAATTGGCTCAAGAGCTTTCTGCCTTTGAATGATCATATTTTCTTTTTCAAAAACTTTATCCATCATAACATCACCTCGGTAATCAGTATACCTCGCTAAGTAAATGTATGTAACCTTTCACGAATGGAAGAGCAAGATTACAAAGGTATTATTTCAGAACTTTCAATGTATTAAAATGACTTATATCCCTTAATAAACTCGTATCTATAAAATTAAGCTTTAATTAGCATTGTCAATTTCTAAATCAAGAATATTTTTTTCTAATTATTACAAATGATAAAATATATATAACTAGAAAGTACTTAAGTAAGCAATTATAAAAGGAGGCATAGGTCAAATGATTGAATATAGAAAAGCAAGATTAGAAGATGTTAAGGGAATTATTCAAGTTTGTTCAGATGGATATCGAAATACATATCCAGAGTTGATACAAATGGACCACATAGAAAATATCATAATGGAGTATTACAATGAGAATAGAATTAAAAATGAGTTATCAAACATCAGTCAAGAGTGGAACGGTTGGTTTGTTGCGGTAGAGAATGGACAAGTTATTGGTGCTGGTGGAGGGGGATTTGTTGCTCCTGAGATAGCTGAGTTATATGTGATATATTTAAACCCTAATAGAAAACGAGAAGGCATAGGCAGTAACTTATTAGCAATTATAACAGAGGATCAAATCAAACGTGGAGCAAAACAACAATATGTTTCTGTTATTAAAGGTAATTTAATAGGAACACCTTTTTATGAAAAAGTAGGCTTTATATACGATAGCGAACACCCTGCACACGGCCTTCCAGAAGAAGAAGGATATAAATCTCTTAGATATAAACGAAATTTAACAAGCTCTTAAAAAGTGAATTAAAAGTTTTCTATATAAGATATTGTTACTTTTTTAACATCTCTTAAATTAGTAGAACGATGGAACATTTATTCTCTTGAAGAGCATATGAAATTCAAAGAAGAGATCAAATTTTATTATCGTTGTACAAATCATTATCACAATTCTCATTTTTATTATATTACCATACTAAGCAAAGCTTGCTTCAGACTGTTTCCTGAGCTAACTTTGCTTTTTAACTTTTTTATCATCTAACGAATGATACACACAAATAATCAACAAACTAATAATCATTGAATCAAAAAATCTCATAACCGCTATTCCGTAATTAAACAATGGCACATAATCAATTGCATACCAAGTTAGAATGATACAGCCTCCTACAGCAATAAGAGATATCCAAAAGTGAATTTTCTGCTTAGTTGTTTTTGTAATATCTCGTTGACCAAAGTACTTACTTCTAAAAAACAAATATAAGATGATTATACCTAAACCAAATAAAGTACCTCCGTGTTGAAGGAACTTGTACACTGGAACCCTAAATTGAAAAAGGGTTATTTGTTTAGATAAGAATGAGAACTTTACCACCATAAAACCATTCGCATGTGTAACCGAATCCCAAATTACATGTGTAAACATGCCTATAATAGCAGAATAAACAAAAACAATGCTGTTCACCATCTTATTATTAGTTGACCTATCAATATAGGAATCTTGCAAAACAACTGGAACATGATGCATGAGTGTTTTGTGTATTAACTTATGATAAATGTAAGCAAACAAAATCACGAATGGCAAATTAAAATAAAAGAATCCTGAAATTGTATGTCCATATAATCCATAAGGCTGCCCTCTAAGAAAATATTCAAAATCAGGTGCCATACTACCGAATACAAGTGCAGTAAAATTCACCCACTTGCTCTTCCTTGGAAACAGTAATATAGCCGCAGGATGGGCAAAGGTTAATGGCATCCATACCATCCTCTCTCTAAATTAATAACATATACAATTTTATCCAAACATTTCTAATATGTCTATGAAATTTAGTTAACCATCAATCATCTATTAAATAACCTCCTCCTCAATTGACTTACATTTAATTTTATTTCAATCTCCACTCCTCAAATACATAGTTAACTATCAAACTTTTAAAACATAACAATAGTTGTAATAACAAAAAATGTAAATAATATA
The sequence above is a segment of the Bacillus solimangrovi genome. Coding sequences within it:
- a CDS encoding DUF4184 family protein; this translates as MPLTFAHPAAILLFPRKSKWVNFTALVFGSMAPDFEYFLRGQPYGLYGHTISGFFYFNLPFVILFAYIYHKLIHKTLMHHVPVVLQDSYIDRSTNNKMVNSIVFVYSAIIGMFTHVIWDSVTHANGFMVVKFSFLSKQITLFQFRVPVYKFLQHGGTLFGLGIIILYLFFRSKYFGQRDITKTTKQKIHFWISLIAVGGCIILTWYAIDYVPLFNYGIAVMRFFDSMIISLLIICVYHSLDDKKVKKQS
- a CDS encoding GNAT family N-acetyltransferase, whose protein sequence is MIEYRKARLEDVKGIIQVCSDGYRNTYPELIQMDHIENIIMEYYNENRIKNELSNISQEWNGWFVAVENGQVIGAGGGGFVAPEIAELYVIYLNPNRKREGIGSNLLAIITEDQIKRGAKQQYVSVIKGNLIGTPFYEKVGFIYDSEHPAHGLPEEEGYKSLRYKRNLTSS
- a CDS encoding bifunctional transcriptional activator/DNA repair enzyme AdaA; the encoded protein is MIIQRQKALEPIDCSLTEERWQAIVCNDASYDHNFYYGVKTTGIFCRPSCKSKEPKRQNVRIFSSAEMALSEAFRPCKRCKPNALRMPDEDWVVRITEYIDKHYVESLTLDLLADIHHGSPYHLQRTFKRIKGVSPMTYIQNVRISKAMELLTITELSIIEVSMEVGISSPTHFTTLFKKITGKTPTEYRKSNKKPN